From a region of the Eulemur rufifrons isolate Redbay chromosome 7, OSU_ERuf_1, whole genome shotgun sequence genome:
- the NFKBIZ gene encoding NF-kappa-B inhibitor zeta, which translates to MIVDKLLDDSRGGEGLLDAAGDCGLMTSPLNLAYFYGASPPAPSLAACDAGGSSSGPSAPGSPGSDSSDFSASSVSSCGAVESRPRGGARAERLQVEPHMGVSRQQKGPFQGVRVKNSVKELLLHIRSHKQKASGQAVDDSKIQGVNIERFTDLKNTVSYSGKRKGPNSLSDGSACKRPALLQFLTPPQTPTPGENMEDVHYSEPKQDSSADLLQNIMNIKNECNPVSLNTVQVSWMSPVVVSQSSPREQCQDFHGGQAFSPPQKYQPCQVSSSLPVMDQASMYQYSPQNQNVEQQQHYSHNPTLEYSPYSRTSQSPNYEPTFFDTQEPQFCPNQSFVSLLSNHGESENIANPIQTSSSVQQQSDAHLQSFSMMPSGACEAVGGHDVASTSLNTSLPFQNVIGNPMNTTQLGKSFFQWQVEQEESKLANISQDQFLSKDADGDTFLHIAVAQGRRALSYVLARKMNALHMLDIKEHNGQSAFQVAVAANQHLIVQDLVNLGAQVNTTDCWGRTPLHVCAEKGHSQVLQAIQKGAMRSNQFVDLEATNYDGLTPLHCAVMAHNAVVHELQRNQQPHSPEVQELLLKNKSLVDTIKCLIQMGATVEAKDRKSGRTALHLAAEEANLELIRLFLELPSCLSFVNAKAYNGNTALHVAASLQYRVTQLDAVRLLMRKGADPSTRNLENEQPVHLVPDGPVGEQIRRILKGKSIQQRAPPY; encoded by the exons ATGATCGTGGACAAGCTGCTGGACGACAGCCGCGGCGGAGAGGGGCTGCTGGACGCGGCCGGCGACTGCGGCCTCATGACCAGCCCGCTGAACCTGGCCTACTTCTACGGCGCGTCGCCGCCGGCCCCCTCGCTGGCCGCCTGCGACGCCGGCGGCTCGTCGTCGGGTCCGTCGGCGCCCGGCTCGCCCGGCTCCGACTCCTCCGACTTCTCCGCCTCGTCCGTGTCCTCCTGCGGGGCCGTGGAGTCCCGGCCGAGAGGCGGCGCCCGCGCCGAGCGCCTGCAAG TTGAGCCCCATATGGGGGTTAGCAGGCAGCAGAAAGGACCGTTTCAAGGTGTTCGTGTGAAAAACTCAGTGAAGGAACTCCTGTTGCACATCCGAAGCCATAAACAGAAGGCTTCTGGTCAAGCTGTGGACGATTCTAAG aTACAAGGTGTGAACATAGAGCGGTTCACAG ATTTGAAGAACACAGTGTCATATAGTGGGAAAAGGAAAGGGCCCAATTCATTGTCTGATGGATCAGCTTGCAAGAGGCCAGCTCTGTTGCAGTTTTTG acaCCCCCCCAAACACCGACGCCCGGGGAGAACATGGAAGATGTTCATTACAGTGAACCCAAACAGGACAGCAGTGCTGATCTGCTTCAGAACATTATGAACATTAAGAACGAATGCAACCCAGTCTCCCTGAACACAGTCCAAGTTAGCTGGATGAGCCCCGTGGTGGTCTCTCAGAGCTCCCCCCGAGAGCAGTGTCAGGACTTCCATGGAGGGCAGGCCTTCTCTCCACCTCAGAAATATCAGCCATGCCAAGTCAGCAGCTCCCTGCCAGTGATGGACCAGGCTTCGATGTACCAGTATTCTCCACAGAACCAGAACGtagagcagcagcagcactaCTCCCACAACCCCACTCTGGAATACAGTCCTTATTCCAGAACTTCTCAGTCCCCCAACTATGAACCAACCTTCTTTGATACTCAAGAACCACAGTTCTGCCCAAACCAAAGTTTTGTTTCCCTTCTAAGTAATCACGGGGAATCTGAGAACATTGCTAATCCCATTCAGACTTCCTCCAGTGTTCAGCAGCAAAGTGACGCTCACCTGCAGAGCTTCAGCATGATGCCCAGCGGTGCCTGTGAGGCTGTGGGGGGCCATGATGTAGCCTCCACCTCTTTAAACACTTCACTGCCCTTCCAGAATGTCATTGGAAATCCAATGAACACCACACAGTTAGGGAAATCATTTTTTCAGTGGCAAGTAGAACAGGAAGAAAGCAAATTGGCAAATATTTCCCAAGACCAGTTTCTTTCGAAGGATGCAGATGGTGACAC ATTCCTTCATATTGCTGTTGCCCAGGGGAGACGGGCACTTTCCTATGTTCTCGCAAGAAAGATGAATGCACTTCACATGCTGGATATTAAAGAGCACAATGGACAG AGTGCCTTCCAGGTAGCAGTGGCTGCCAACCAGCATCTCATCGTGCAGGACCTGGTGAACCTTGGGGCCCAGGTGAACACCACAGACTGCTGGGGAAGAACACCTCTGCACGTCTGTGCTGAGAAGGGCCACTCCCAGGTGCTTCAG gCAATTCAGAAGGGAGCAATGAGGAGCAATCAGTTTGTGGATCTTGAGGCAACTAACTATGATG GCCTGACACCCCTTCATTGTGCAGTCATGGCCCACAATGCTGTGGTGCATGAACTCCAGAGAAATCAGCAGCCTCATTCACCTGAAGTTCAAGAACTTTTACTGAAGAATAAGAGTCTGGTTGATACCATTAAGTGTCTGATTCAAATGGGAGCAACAGTGGAAGCAAAG GATCGTAAAAGTGGCCGCACAGCCCTGCATTTGGCAGCTGAAGAAGCAAATCTGGAACTCATTCGCCTCTTTTTGGAGCTGCCCAGTTGCCTGTCTTTTGTGAATGCAAAG GCTTACAATGGGAACACCGCCCTCCACGTTGCTGCCAGCCTGCAGTATCGGGTGACGCAGTTGGATGCAGTCCGCCTGTTGATGAGGAAGGGAGCAGACCCAAGTACCCGGAACTTGGAGAACGAACAGCCAGTGCATTTGGTTCCTGATGGCCCTGTGGGAGAACAG ATCCGAAGAATCCTGAAGGGGAAGTCCATTCAGCAGAGAGCGCCACCGTATTAG